CCTTGCCGAAGCCGTACTGCTTCTTCCAGACGTCCATCGAGCCGCTCATGTTCTTTCCGGCGGCGATACAGGCCAGCGCCCGGCCGAACCTAAGACCGACATCGTCCTCGCTGGACTTCCCGCCACCCCACCGTGGCGTCTCTTCGATCCGAGCCGCCGGGTCGACGCCGCCCCGATTTGCCGACAATCCCTCGATCGCGAGCTTCACGGCGGGGCCGACGGCAGCCTGAATCATCTCCTGGAGCTTGGTCTGAGTGATTCCTTGTGGCATGTGCGTCTTCCTCCCTTAGTTGGGCAGCCGTCCAGCGTGCTCATTGATGGCACTGACGACGGCTTTTGCCGTTGTTTCTGTTATGAGCTGCCCGACCTTGGCCTCCTCGGACTGCTCCTCCTTCTCCGGCTCCGGCTCGTCCTCCACGAAGAAGAGGACCGGCTCCGTGCCCTTCCCGTCCTTCGTCTCGTCCGCCTCCGGCTCCTCTTCCTTGGTCTCCGGCTCCTTCTCGGTGTCCGGCGTTCCGGCGACCTTGATCGCGCCGACCAGCTTCTTGACCAGCTCGGCCATGGCTCGCACCGCCTGGCGCATCTCTGCGAGCTGCACCTCGGTGGTGTCGGCCTCCGCCTCCTTCTCGTCCTTGATGGACGGGAAGTCGAAGTCCTCGTCGTCGGTCTCCTTCGCGGAGACGTCGAAGACCTCCTCGGCCTCCTTGCTCTCGACGTCCTCGGTTCCGGGCTTGGTCTCCTTGGTGTTCAGCTTGACCTCGATGGTTCCCAGCACCGGGGGACCCTTGGCCTTCTCCGGCTCCTTGACCTCGGCCGTCTCGACCTTTTCTGTGGTTTCCTCTGCCACGTCTTCCTCCTTTGTGGAATCCGCCCCCGCAAAGGAGGCGATGATCTCGCCGACCTCTCTGTCGATCTCGTCCAGGAGCTGGTCCTCCCTGCGGGCCTCGGTCTCCTGGCTCGTGCCTCGCTCGGCGATCTCCTTGGCGAACATCCGGAGCATCCTCGCGTACTCGGCCTCGTCCATGTCCTTGAGCGCGATCGGCTCCAGGCCGTACTGCTTCCGGTGGGCGTTGAGGTGGGTGTTCGCGGGCTGCTTGTCGTCGGAGGGTATGTTCACCCCTCCCCGGGCCCCGTTCAGCGCGGCCAGCGCCGCGTTCGCCCCGCGTAGCACCACGGCGGCGTCGTTCGCCCGGTGGTGCGGGAGCTTGAGCTGGCCGAACGCGTCCGGCGGCATCTTCTCGGCCCAGGCGTAGTGCCGGGCGATCTGGCTTCTCCGGGTGGCCGACAGGTCGTCGAAGGCCCCCGTCACCCCGAAGGCGCTCAGCGTGGGCGCGCTCCAGGCCGTGTCCTCGTCGGCCTTCTTGAAGCCGCTCGGGTTGCCCGGCGTGGTCCCCTTGTCGTCCTCGTTCAAGACCTCGCCCCGCTCCACGACCTCCGCCTCCTGTCCCTGTATCTTCGGGATCTGGATCGTGGCCCGTGCGTTGTTCGCCAGGCGGTAGCACGCCTCGAGGTGGTCCCTCGACATCTGCGGCTCGTTCTCCCCCGCGTCCAGCACGCCCTCGGCCCACTTCTTGATGGGAACCAGATCGATGCCCGCGCTCTTGGCGCCCCGGAGGGCGTCCGCGTTGGCCGGCACGGGCACGATCGAGTGCTCGAGCTTCTCCGTCTTCTTGAAGTCGGCGGCGGACCAGTACAGCCCCTGCTCGTCCTCGTCCAGCTCCCTCTGCTCCACCTTCTTGGGTAGGAACCCGATCGAGGCGGCGTTCAGAAACGCCGGCGAGCTGGCCAGCATCCGAAAGACCGTGTCCCCCAGCGGGTTCATGTCCGCCTCGGTGAACCGGTCGATCGAGAAGCTCTTGAGGTTGTCCTCGCTCCTGAACAGCTTCATGCTCCGGGCGATGGGTAGCTGACCCTCGGCGGGGCCGAACCGGCTCCCGTGGGCGAACAAGACGACCGGGTTCTTGCGGTACGCCTTGAGATCGATCCCCTTCTGTCGGATGATGTCCCCGTCCCGGTCCACGCTCTCGGCGGAGTAGGCGATCGTCACCTCCCGGCGATCCTGGTTGACTTCCCGCACGCAGAAGTCCACGTCCTTGACCAGGCCCACGTCGTCCGGCAGCTCGTTGCTGTCCATGTACTGCCGCTTCCAGGCATCAACGCTCATGAAAATGACTTCGTTTGGCATCGTCCTCCCCTTCTAGGCCATGCGCTCCAGCTGCTCCTCGATGTCCTCCAGGGCGTCCTGGTCGTAGACGAGCCGCGGTCCCGAAGGCAGGGCAGGCGCATCCCCGGCGGACGCCTGTGGCGCCCCCGGCGTCGCCGCCGGAGCCTGGGCGGGAGGAGCGCCCGCCAGGGACCTCGTCGGGACCAGGTTCTGGGGCACCATGTGCACCTGACCCTCCCCGTCCGGAAGCGGGTCCTCGCCCTGCCTGATCCTCCACTCGTCCACCTTCAGGGCCCAGGGCGCGATCTGGGCGTATTTCTGCTTCCTCTCCTCGTCCTCCGCGATCGGCGACTCGTAGTCTAGGATCAGCCGCTCGTCGAACTCCTTGACCAGGTGCTCCTGCATCACGGCCCGCTGAAGCTCCAGCCGCGGCACGAGCACCCACTTCGAGAAGAGATAGTCGGCCGCGTCTATCGTGGCCCGGTTGCTTTTCTCGATGATCCCCAGGACCTCGGGGGGCACCCCGAACACCTGGATCACCATGTTCCGCTCGAACTCGCGTAGCTGGATGAGCTGTAGGCTCTTGAACGACTGCCCCAGCTGCTTCACGTCGATCTTGCGGTTCATGAAGTACACCTGGAGCGACTTGAAGAGGCCCCGGTTCTTCTGCTTCCAGTCCGTCTCGAGCCGGCGGGTCTCCCCCTCGTCCATGCCCTCCGCCGTGACCAGGGTCTCGGGGATGCCCCTGTTGTAGAACTCCATCTTGCTGTGCT
The bacterium DNA segment above includes these coding regions:
- a CDS encoding phage portal protein; the encoded protein is MNVSMMDRLRLAWREIRLRAISKLPGEGDSLMTGVSSVISQRNPPPSRQVEDLLRAYSRLPWLRSVVGKIGHATATVPWLLYYETAAPGVALSAKTAAMQKSSQRRRKKMIRAKQYSGELVEVVDHPVLDLLENFNPMMAGLAGRKLTQHHLDLVGEGFWVKERDGVGVVTGLWPIPPFWVRSTPTPNRPVFEIDHSTWQDTIPASEVVWFMDLDPHTPYQRGTGTACALGDELETDEYAAKHSKMEFYNRGIPETLVTAEGMDEGETRRLETDWKQKNRGLFKSLQVYFMNRKIDVKQLGQSFKSLQLIQLREFERNMVIQVFGVPPEVLGIIEKSNRATIDAADYLFSKWVLVPRLELQRAVMQEHLVKEFDERLILDYESPIAEDEERKQKYAQIAPWALKVDEWRIRQGEDPLPDGEGQVHMVPQNLVPTRSLAGAPPAQAPAATPGAPQASAGDAPALPSGPRLVYDQDALEDIEEQLERMA